In Bordetella genomosp. 10, the genomic window TGGCCAGGCAAGGCCTGCTGGTCGACTGGTACGCCGGACTGCTGATCTCGTCGTGCACGCGCGAACTGGCCCAGGATCCCGATGCGGCGGCCATGTTCCTCGACGAAGGGAAATGGCCCATCGTGGGCGGATGGACGGCGCTGGCCGAGCGCCGGCTCGACCAGGGCAAGCTGGCGCACACCCTGGACCACCTGGCGGACCAGGGGCCGGCGGCGTTCTACACCGGCGACATCGCCGAGGCCCTGGCCCGCGACATCCAGGACAAGGGCGGCTACCTGTCCGCCGAAGACCTGCGCGGGTACGCCGCCCGGCTGGAGGATGCCCTGGCCATCCCCTACCGCGGCGCGCGCATCCACGCGACGCCGGGCCACACCGCCGGCCCCAGCCTGAAGGTGGCCCTGGACGAGCTGCAGGCGGCGCTGCGCACGCCCGCCGCCGGGCGCGACCGGCCGGGCCCGGAGGCCTACGTCGCCATGGCGCGCGCGCTGGACCGTTCCTTCAAACAACGGCTGACGCAGATGGGCGACCTCGATTCGCCCACGGCGCCCGCCTGCACCAGCCATTTCTCCGTGATCGACCGGCACGGGAATATGTGCGCCGTCACGCAGACCCTGCTGTCCGCCTTCGGTTCCAAGGTGGTGTCGCCGTCGACGGGGCTGCTGATGAACAACGGCATCATGTGGTTCGATCCGGAGCCGGGCCGTCCCAATTCGCTGGCGCCCGGCAAGAAATGCCTGATGAACGTGTGCCCCGTGGTGGGCGAAACCGCGGGCGGCGACCGCTACGCCGTGGGCGCTTCCGGCGGCCGCAAGATCATGAGCGCGGTGCTGCAATTGTCCGTCTTCCTCAGCGACTATGGCCTGACGCTGGAGGACGCGTTCCGGCAGCCGCGCATCGACATGAGCGGCAGCGGCACCGTCATCGCCAACAGCAAGCTGCCCCCGGCGGTGATCGCCGCGCTGCGCGAGGCGTTTCCGACGGTGCAGACGCAGGCGACGCTGTATCCCTACGCCTACGCCTTCCCCTCGGCCGTCATGGCCAGCCGGGGCCGGCATTTCGGCGCCACCGAGATCACCTCGCCCTGGTCGGACGCCGTCGGCCAGCAGGAATAAGGCGCGGCGCGCTCCTTCGATCCCGCGCAAGATTGATCTGGCGCAAAAACCCCGGCGCTGGCAGCCGCGATACTGTCAGCGCATTGTCAGCTTTCCGGCACGGCGCCCCGCCGACGATGCATACCTGTCCTTCCCATGATCGCCGCGCCGCCGCGCGGCTTGCCACAAGGAGGTTGCATGAGCTGCCTACTCGTCCCCGTCGACGGTTCCGACAATGCGCTTCGGGCGCTGCGCTACGTCATCGACCACAAGCCGATGTTCGAGCCGCTGACCCTGCATCTGCTGAACGTCCAGATCCCCATCACGTCCGCGTCCGTGCGCCGCTTCATCGACAGCGCCACCATCCACAAATACCACCAGGAAGAAGGCGAGGCGGCCCTGGCCAACGCCAAGGCGCTGCTCGACGGCAGCGGCATCCCCTACACCGCGCACATCCAGGCCGGCAGCAGCGCCGAGACCATCGTCGCCACGGCCGATGAGAACCATTGCGACCACATCGTGATGGGCACGCGCGGCCTGGGCTCGGCCGCCGGCATGTGGCTGGGCTCGGTGACCACCAAGACCCTGCACCTGGCGAAAGTGCCCGTCACCGTGGTGAAGTAGGCCTACGCCCCGGGGCGCGCGGTTCCGTAGCGGCGTTTCAGCCACGCCACCGCCGCGTCCACCAGGGGATGCGCGCGCTCCGCCGACCAGGCCAGGGCGGCGGTCACGACCATGACCTTTTCCCTGAGCGGCCGCACCACCACGTTTTCCGGCGCCAGCTTCTTCATCGAGGACGGCACCAGCGCCACGCCCTGCCCGCAGCCGACATAGGCCACCTGGGACGCCACCGAGCGCACCTCGTGCAGCACGCGCGGCATCAGGCCATGGGCGCGGCAGGCGGCCGTCAGCATATCGAAATAGGCCGGACTGACCTGGCGCGAGGACATGACCAGCGGCTCGTTCGCCAGCGATTGCAGGCGGATGCGCGTCATCGCGGCCAGGGGATGCTCCCGCGGCAAGGCGACAGCCAGCCGGTCTTCGGTCAAGGGCAAGGTGGCAATGCCTGGCCCGGCTTCGCCGTCCAGGCGCACGAAGGCCATGTCCAGTTCGCCGGCCAACAGGGCCGGCACGGCCTCGGCGCTGTCGATCTCCCGCACGAATACCGTCAGATGAGGATGGCCGCGGCGCAGCGCGTTGAGCAAGGGCGGCACGGTCTCCAGCATCGCCGACGTAATGGCGCCGACGTGCAGCACGCCGGACTGCCCGGCCGCGACCTCCCGCACCACCCGCTCCAGGTGCTCGACCTGGCCGGCGAACTGGCGCACCGCGGGAAGGATGGCCGCCCCCGCCGCGGACAGACGCGTGCCGCGGCGCGAACGCTCGAACAGCCGCAGCTTGAGCGAATGCTCCAGCACCTTGATCTGCTCGGTCAGCGGAGGCTGCGACATGCCCAGCCTGAGCGCGGCGCGGCCGAAGTGCTTTTCCTCGGCCACGGCGAGAAACATCCACGACTGGCGGATCAGGCGGAAATCGATGGTGCTCATGGCATGTGTTCCGGAATTCGTATCACGGCGATATGAAATTAGAAATTTCGCTATCAGTGGGGCCTCCAGATAATACGGCGACTTTCCTGCTTTGCTTCCTCGTGGATCGACCGACGCATGACATCTCTCCTGGACCGCCTGGCCTCCCTGGACACCAACACCGTGTCCGACGCCCTCGATTTCCTCGGCCTGCCCGGCGCCACCTGCGGCCTGCGCCCCTTATGGGACTGCCCGAAGGTGGCCGGACGCGCCAGCACCATCCAGCTCGGCCCCAAGCGCGACGACCGGCCGACGGTCCATCTCATCTCGCCGGTGATCGACGCCATCGACCGCAACGACCGCGTGCTGGTGATCGCCGGCGGACTCGACGGCATTTCCTGCTGGGGCGACATCCTCGCCAACGCCGCCCACGCCAAGGGCATACGCGGATCGATCATCGACGGCCTGAGCCGCGACATCGAAGGCAGCGAATCCATCGGCTATCCCGTGTTCGGACGCGGCGTGACCATGATCAGCGCCCGCAATCGCGTGGTGCAGACAGGCGCGGGCGAGCCGATCACGATGGCCGGCGTCACCGTGCACGAGGGGGACTACGTGATCGCCGACCGCTGCGGCGCCGTGTTCGTCCCGGCCGCGCACATCGACGCGGTCCTGGACCTGGGGGAACGCATCGCGCGCCGGCAGGACGGCATGGTGGCCGCGGTGCGCCAGGGCCGGCCGGTGGCCGAGGTGATGCACGACGAGGAATTCGAAGCCATCCGGGCGCGATAAGGGCGCAACAAGGACACAACGAGGACACAACGAGGAAAACCGCCATGACCACGAACACCCTTCGCAAACCCCACCCTGAGGACCAGGAACTCGTCGCGCTGTTCGCCGGCCTGGACACCGCCGGCGTATCCGACGCGCTGGACAAGCTGGGCCTGCATGGCCAGGCGCTGGGCATCCTGCCGCTGGCCGACTACCGCCGCACGGTGGTGGGCCCCGCCTACACGGTGAAGTACGTGCCCGCCACCGTCCCCGCCGGCACGGTGGGCGACTACATCGACGACGTCGCCGAGGGCGACATCGTCGTGCTCGACAACGACGGCCGGCTGGACTGCACGGTCTGGGGCGACATCCTGACCCAATACGCCGGACTGCACGGCGTCGCGGCGACCGTGATCGACGGCGTCTGCCGCGACGTCGGCCGCGCCCTGGCCGACGACTACCCGATGTTCACCGCCGGACGCTCCATGCGCACCGGCAAGGACCGGGTGCAGGTCGAGGCCGTCAACGTCACGGTAACGGTAGGCACCGTGCGCGTGGCCGCGCGCGACATCGTGGTCGCCGACGCGAACGGCGTGGTGATCGTGCCGCGCCATCGCGCGCGCGAGGTGGCGGCCCTCGCCCACGAGATCGAAGGCGTCGAAGCCGCCATACGCGCGCGCATCGCCCAGGGCGACACCCTGCGCGCCGCGCGTGAAGCGCTGGGGTATCACACGCTGCAACGGAAGGCCTGAGACGGCCGCATCCGGCGGC contains:
- a CDS encoding universal stress protein — encoded protein: MSCLLVPVDGSDNALRALRYVIDHKPMFEPLTLHLLNVQIPITSASVRRFIDSATIHKYHQEEGEAALANAKALLDGSGIPYTAHIQAGSSAETIVATADENHCDHIVMGTRGLGSAAGMWLGSVTTKTLHLAKVPVTVVK
- a CDS encoding gamma-glutamyltransferase, which encodes MENPQSPAIAASTENLSRTQVVDKPMVESRGGIVASQSRRAALAGVAVLDAGGDAVDAAVATSFALGVAEPWMSGAGGGGAMVVWRADEQRAYAVNFGLHAPGRLDPAAYPLAPEAPRSEFFGWPAVLEDRNVRGPKAIAVPGTVAGMGLAHARYGRMPWRDVLAPAVGMARQGLLVDWYAGLLISSCTRELAQDPDAAAMFLDEGKWPIVGGWTALAERRLDQGKLAHTLDHLADQGPAAFYTGDIAEALARDIQDKGGYLSAEDLRGYAARLEDALAIPYRGARIHATPGHTAGPSLKVALDELQAALRTPAAGRDRPGPEAYVAMARALDRSFKQRLTQMGDLDSPTAPACTSHFSVIDRHGNMCAVTQTLLSAFGSKVVSPSTGLLMNNGIMWFDPEPGRPNSLAPGKKCLMNVCPVVGETAGGDRYAVGASGGRKIMSAVLQLSVFLSDYGLTLEDAFRQPRIDMSGSGTVIANSKLPPAVIAALREAFPTVQTQATLYPYAYAFPSAVMASRGRHFGATEITSPWSDAVGQQE
- a CDS encoding LysR family transcriptional regulator, with product MSTIDFRLIRQSWMFLAVAEEKHFGRAALRLGMSQPPLTEQIKVLEHSLKLRLFERSRRGTRLSAAGAAILPAVRQFAGQVEHLERVVREVAAGQSGVLHVGAITSAMLETVPPLLNALRRGHPHLTVFVREIDSAEAVPALLAGELDMAFVRLDGEAGPGIATLPLTEDRLAVALPREHPLAAMTRIRLQSLANEPLVMSSRQVSPAYFDMLTAACRAHGLMPRVLHEVRSVASQVAYVGCGQGVALVPSSMKKLAPENVVVRPLREKVMVVTAALAWSAERAHPLVDAAVAWLKRRYGTARPGA
- a CDS encoding RraA family protein produces the protein MTSLLDRLASLDTNTVSDALDFLGLPGATCGLRPLWDCPKVAGRASTIQLGPKRDDRPTVHLISPVIDAIDRNDRVLVIAGGLDGISCWGDILANAAHAKGIRGSIIDGLSRDIEGSESIGYPVFGRGVTMISARNRVVQTGAGEPITMAGVTVHEGDYVIADRCGAVFVPAAHIDAVLDLGERIARRQDGMVAAVRQGRPVAEVMHDEEFEAIRAR
- a CDS encoding RraA family protein, with translation MTTNTLRKPHPEDQELVALFAGLDTAGVSDALDKLGLHGQALGILPLADYRRTVVGPAYTVKYVPATVPAGTVGDYIDDVAEGDIVVLDNDGRLDCTVWGDILTQYAGLHGVAATVIDGVCRDVGRALADDYPMFTAGRSMRTGKDRVQVEAVNVTVTVGTVRVAARDIVVADANGVVIVPRHRAREVAALAHEIEGVEAAIRARIAQGDTLRAAREALGYHTLQRKA